The genomic region TCAGTTTCTCTTATAAATAtgttcaagaaataaatatatatattaaaaataaataataaagagttcATATAACTTACGCAGTTTCAAAGCTTAGAAAATGGTGTTATTGTCTTCATTCACCTAACCTTGTACCCTTATCAATAAACCATCCATTGTTTCAGTAATATTTCACTAACCACTTCTTACTCGTTGGTCACATTGACATCCACTGTCTCGCAGACTACGAGATATTGCTTCCTGTATTTGATACTGTCCTTGATTGTATAGGTATGTAGATATGACCTCTACTGAAATATAATCGTATGTCAAGAAGTTACTATAATTTGGACAGAGGGCACACCCATCTTTTACGTGATCACTGTCTCGTTCTTGGGGCAAAATTTGAGAATAGTATTTCCCATGCTCTatgtaataattaacaatgcaaattctttacgtggTACAGTCGACGAACGTCTTTTTAGCACCTCACGGTGTACAACACTGAAAGGAAGGAACAATATAGATGCTACACCAAGCGCAGTTTTGATACGAAGAGACTCGGCCTTATTGAACAATGGACCTGTAATGAATTTCGCTACTTCCTTCGCAATGTGTGTCATCGTTCATTACATAAAATGGGGGCTTAATACATTGCTACTCATccaattataatacaaatatttttgtcagaTAAAAAATCTGACCAGCAATCTGTACCTTCTGGTTACGAACCATTTCAATTACCTGCTCATCTGCAAACCTTCTCCTCTCCCTTCCCCCCTCCCAAAATGGACTGATCAGTTGTAGTTACCAGTCGGGCCAGTTTCCTAGAGACAGTGCCCGAACAAAATTCATCCCCAGATATCTCCGGATCTTCAGTAgtattacaattttatgaaaatactgttgAATACCTCAGTAACTGGGatattcattcacaagataacATATCTGTGGAATGTAATGCTGAAATCTCCTCCAGAAAGACAAAATGTGAAGAGACAGCCCATTATTCCTAAGCAGTTATAGATCATTTCATGACTTCTTTTTTTTTGCTTGATAAATGacactaaacaaaaacaaaaaaatagcaaaatggaatgaagaaaatgctgattTTTGCTCAAAAATTGGACATCTTTGCTTACCTGGAAATTATGTTTCAGGGCAgaaacattcaaaataaataataaaaaaacaaattctgAAGATATAGAAACTGTTCTGAGTCTCACTTGCTATCCTAACCAACTTCAACATAACCTCTCAGGTACTTGCAGCAAAATTGGGATCCAGAAAAGACCTACTTAAAAATCACACTTCTGAAAATACCAATAGTTCAAGCAGTACATAGcatgaatatttttaatgtgtcaaCACAATAAgtatttcaattctttagagtGTGAATACAAGTGAATGGCAGGCTAATGGAAATGTTAAgttttttcatatattattttcagtctctgaaagaagagaaaaagaatctGGCAACTTCAGCCTATGTAGATaattttttttgctttatttcttGGTTAAACCTTAGTTTCAaccaaatacaaaaattaatttctgaagcTAAAACGTTATTCCTATGATTTCCAATTCctttaaatttcttaaaatacatGCCAGCGTCTTAAcccatatctgcctagtgttgAGTTTTTGCAACattctgcattaattattgttctgcaaaaatgcaaaggaatgaattacaaaattaacttttatttcaatgttgtgtatactagaagaatcaaaggagcctacagcacaataattaacttccatttcagtttcatgtggcagtgcgaaaattatgaaaatattcaacaagaaaaagttatgggcataaatgggttaagacATAACACTAGGAATGGTTCTAAATGGTCTTTCATCTACAGCCATAACAATCATGTTGAAATAACTTCAGAAACCTTTAGCCATGTCAAGTAATATCGACATCTTGGCTTGCTGCTGCTTTCCAGGACTGGAATATTGGGGACAACTAGAAACCTGTGCTGTAATAAATAGGATGCTGGGTAATCATAGGTGAGAGCACACGGCACCACATTTGAAAAaagattttgtattttcatttattaaaattgctttgcagtattacatcataatatatattttttttgttactcTGTCTCAATCTTCAGTTTTGGTACCTTGTATTAATCACCCGAGAAACAATCACTAAAGGagggaaaatataatattatgttggCTGGCTCAAGACACTTCAACGGGGGGAAAAAGATGCATTTCCAACGTCCTCCATCCTCATTGAAAGTATCTTCAAGTCTCCAAGCCGCAAGCAACAATCCCTCACTGGGTCCTAGCTCGTTACACAAAATCCAATATTCTGACCTTGTGGTCATTGTTAATGTCTCTTTGCCAAATTAttctataaattttctttgtaacttcttaagaaaaacaaatgagtataataaattaatttaacaacactaacaattatttttatcctTCCATATACAAAAAGAAGAAACATTCATCAATATCAATAATTTACAACAGAGCAAGTTGGAGTGCCCAGGACACGACGTTGTCCAACCTGGTCGGATCATATAAATACTCTATGGCTACGTCAGGAGGTCCTACAACTCCCCTCGAGTTTAAATAACGTCAAAGTAACCGTAGTGCTGCGAGTAAAGATAAAAGTAAAAACGAGGGATTACTGCATATTATATCAATAAATGGCTGTCACAACCCCTTGTTCGATTCAAATTAAAGGGTTGAAGTAACAGTGGCTACATTACAGAAGAAATCATCACATCTCACATGCCTTCAGAACTGCACCAATATTTGTAAGACTTTACATCTACAGTACTCCACCCAAATTGATGCAAACTAACAATGGAATGCAATTTGGCTGTTCCGTAACTTGAGACCCTCCCATCAAGGCACTGATGCGGGGCGACAATATGAAGAGATTGCACCAATTTGGAATTCTTGATAGAACACAACACAATCACAGCTGAGAGAAGACGCTATTAAATGCCTGAAAGAGTACGAGATAGATAACAGGTTAGGATGTGGCAAGACAAACTCTAACAAATACTGGTGCTTGTCGGACGGCTTGCCGCCCACCCACTATTACTAGCCCGGCCACTGCCCCGACGCGCTGCCTGCTAGTTCACCCACATGCCCCCCTCCACTCCATCTACCAGAAGGTATATCCCCCATCGGTCCCTCCAGTCAGAAAAGATCCCTTCTTCTGAGACAGTGCAACATTGTGGCCAGCCATGGCTGCCAACTGTGCAGCATTTGCTGGCACACCTGGTGGAGCAGGTGGCAGGACTGGCTGTGCAATTCCGTCAAATCGAGCACCAGCTTCAAAGCCATTCTGCAACAAAGAGAATGATTAGTTCCTaacatcacacacacacacacacaccctcaCACACTTTCATATACAGTGATGACGAGTACTCACAGGAACCATGATGGTCGGCCTCAACTGAGCAGGCTGCATGCCAGGGTAGGAATATGCTGCTGCCAATGATGGATAGTATGCCTGCATTGGACTGTATGCTGCGGCAGCTGCTGCTGGATAACCTAGATAGCCAGGATAGCCTTGTGCTGCATACATTTGTGCAGCTGCAGCACTTTGTGCGTACATCTGCATACAAAACACACGAGTCAAGTACTGctgaatttgttacatatttagtCATGCTAAACATTTCTTTTCTGTGCTTCCATTTTGTGAACAATGTCAGATCGAGAGTGAGGATGTAATGATTTTAAGCGTCATGTACTTCAGCCTTTTTGCTTCTATACACCTCTGAACTGTGACTTGAGACTCACGACACTAATGCAGAAACTAAATGAGCTTGTCTACGGGAATCATATGCACTTTTAAGGATTAGAAGTTAAAGTTCGAGGGAGCAGTTattattttttaccatttattttacTGTGTTCATGCGTTATTTGTTACTGAAATTAAATTGCAGCCTACAGTTACTATCTGCTATTTAATCTCAAATACATTACCCTTTTTCTCCTCTCGACTACAAACAGTTCCATTGGATTAGATTACGATCTTCGCCAGAAAAGATAACAAGAACTGACACATTTGAGATTAAATATCTAATATAGTAACCAACCATACAGTACAAACTATAGTCCAGTagatctattttaaatttaaacaacaaATACCACATGACCATAGTTAAAAAAATGTATCCTGGTTTTGAACCCTCAGCCTTCACCTGTACAATTCCCCACAGATCAATCTTATTTAGCATTTACATTGGCATCATGAAACTCAAGTAAAATTTCGTAGCAACTTCATTACAGAGCATTGCCTCATCActaaaaattaaatgtgaatCCTTTTTGGAAAAGCAAGTCTTAAAGTCTCCGGCCCAAACACTGACAAGAGTATTTTGGATTCAGTTTTAGGCAAGGAATAATGCTAGGATATTCCCTTGCGCGAATTACATACCAAACTGTAAGCAATTTTTCTCCCAAGCAAGAATAATCTCAATCGAGTTTGCAGTATTAATAatcactattatttattttagatgcatgtgttattttaaaatgcttaCGCTAATAAAGAATTGCGACCATGCTTCATGCAATTAAGAGAAACCACAGCACTATATCAACATGTGTACATGTGACATCCAATAATTAACAAACAATCAACAATGCTAGTGcacttaatttcaataattatccACAGTTCTCACAGCTATTAAAGATCACAAAATTGGTCCAAAAAACTTCTAGGAGTGTTTTGCTAAGAAACCGAATGAAACATATCGAAAGAAGCAATGTTATGTAAGCCTCACCATTTTCCAGATATCATAGTGAAATTTTCTGCCAATGATGAAATCTATTTTGCACTTCTGTGAGACAA from Periplaneta americana isolate PAMFEO1 chromosome 15, P.americana_PAMFEO1_priV1, whole genome shotgun sequence harbors:
- the LOC138715044 gene encoding DAZ-associated protein 2 isoform X6, whose amino-acid sequence is MCCAPYGVFPSQAQLYAAAAAAQGPPPTYDQSLAHPAAATAAAVNQQMYAQSAAAAQMYAAQGYPGYLGYPAAAAAAYSPMQAYYPSLAAAYSYPGMQPAQLRPTIMVPNGFEAGARFDGIAQPVLPPAPPGVPANAAQLAAMAGHNVALSQKKGSFLTGGTDGGYTFW
- the LOC138715044 gene encoding DAZ-associated protein 2 isoform X5, whose product is MCLPGAGAPYGVFPSQAQLYAAAAAAQGPPPTYDQSLAHPAAATAAAVNQQMYAQSAAAAQMYAAQGYPGYLGYPAAAAAAYSPMQAYYPSLAAAYSYPGMQPAQLRPTIMVPNGFEAGARFDGIAQPVLPPAPPGVPANAAQLAAMAGHNVALSQKKGSFLTGGTDGGYTFW
- the LOC138715044 gene encoding DAZ-associated protein 2 isoform X3, with the protein product MSEKKAYPVAGQPPAGYVPAPPPGAYGVPGAGAPYGVFPSQAQLYAAAAAAQGPPPTYDQSLAHPAAATAAAVNQQMYAQSAAAAQMYAAQGYPGYLGYPAAAAAAYSPMQAYYPSLAAAYSYPGMQPAQLRPTIMVPNGFEAGARFDGIAQPVLPPAPPGVPANAAQLAAMAGHNVALSQKKGSFLTGGTDGGYTFW
- the LOC138715044 gene encoding DAZ-associated protein 2 isoform X4 — encoded protein: MSEKKAYPVAGQPPAGYVPAPPPGAYGGAPYGVFPSQAQLYAAAAAAQGPPPTYDQSLAHPAAATAAAVNQQMYAQSAAAAQMYAAQGYPGYLGYPAAAAAAYSPMQAYYPSLAAAYSYPGMQPAQLRPTIMVPNGFEAGARFDGIAQPVLPPAPPGVPANAAQLAAMAGHNVALSQKKGSFLTGGTDGGYTFW
- the LOC138715044 gene encoding DAZ-associated protein 2 isoform X2, with the translated sequence MSEKKAYPVAGQPPAGYVPAPPPGAYGGEHMCCAPYGVFPSQAQLYAAAAAAQGPPPTYDQSLAHPAAATAAAVNQQMYAQSAAAAQMYAAQGYPGYLGYPAAAAAAYSPMQAYYPSLAAAYSYPGMQPAQLRPTIMVPNGFEAGARFDGIAQPVLPPAPPGVPANAAQLAAMAGHNVALSQKKGSFLTGGTDGGYTFW
- the LOC138715044 gene encoding DAZ-associated protein 2 isoform X1, whose product is MSEKKAYPVAGQPPAGYVPAPPPGAYGGEHMCLPGAGAPYGVFPSQAQLYAAAAAAQGPPPTYDQSLAHPAAATAAAVNQQMYAQSAAAAQMYAAQGYPGYLGYPAAAAAAYSPMQAYYPSLAAAYSYPGMQPAQLRPTIMVPNGFEAGARFDGIAQPVLPPAPPGVPANAAQLAAMAGHNVALSQKKGSFLTGGTDGGYTFW